In the Chiloscyllium plagiosum isolate BGI_BamShark_2017 chromosome 15, ASM401019v2, whole genome shotgun sequence genome, one interval contains:
- the pcdh11 gene encoding protocadherin-11 X-linked isoform X6, with amino-acid sequence MDALMLLLLMVLMLLVVSPPASGQERDYSLREELPDNVLVANLVRDLNLTAAAAAGLPLTFKLVSKTGDAPLLRVEGSSGELYTTAHRIDRERLCANTFSDSSRCFYEVEVAVLPNEVFQLVKMRFLIEDVNDNAPLFPSAVINISIPENTAVNSRYSVPSALDPDAGINGIQHYELLKGQSVFGLDIIETPEGDKWPQLIVQQSLDREQKDTYVMKIKVEDGGQPPRSSTAILQITVTDVNDNRPVFKEGETDVHIPEDAPVGTSVVQLHATDADLGSNAVVSFSFSNQVSALARRLFAVNPSTGLITVRQPLDREEFPVHKLTVLASDGSSTPSRAVVTINITDVNDNVPTIDTRYIINPVNGTVLLSENAPLNTKIALITVTDEDADLNGKVTCFTDHDVPYRLKPVFESQFLLETAALLDYETTKEYTIKIVASDAGKPPLNQSATVVIKLKDENDNAPVFNQPVIGLSIPENNTPGTQLTKISATDADSGKNAEITYLLGPNAPSIFSVDRRTGILSAMRRLDREKQDRYVFTVLARDGGKPSIQSNATVVVTVLDQNDNSPSFTHSEYNFYVPENLPMYGTVGLITVTDADAGGNAAVSLSILNDKGYFIIDPNSGVIKPNITFDREQQSSYTFQIMAVDGGRPQRSSVARVTINVVDVNDNSPVFVYPPSNFSYELVSTSASPGSVVGKVFAIDNDTGMNAELRYSIVSGNSRGLFAIDPVTGNITLQEKVTTADHGLYRLVVKVIDLGQPESLHAIALVHLFLNETINNFTYVQDLVRKSMETPLDKNVGDSQMTPQTNDYIKIVIAIIAGTMTVILVIFVTALVRCRHTPRHKTVQKGKQSGEWVSPNQENRQIKKKKRKKKRSPKNLLLNFVTIEESKPDDPAHEHINGTLDLPVELEDQTMGKYNWGTTPTTFKPDSPDLGKHYKSASPQPSFQIKPETPVPVKKHHVIQELPLDNTFVVGCDSLSKCSSSSSDPYSVSECSCQGGFKTAGPIHTRQVSRCLFRKC; translated from the coding sequence ATGGACGCGCTGATGCTGTTGCTGCTGATGGTGCTGATGCTGCTGGTGGTCTCCCCGCCGGCTTCGGGTCAGGAGAGGGATTACAGCCTGCGGGAGGAGCTGCCCGACAACGTGCTGGTGGCGAACCTGGTGCGGGACCTGAACCTGACCGCGGCAGCGGCGGCCGGTCTGCCCCTCACCTTCAAGCTAGTCTCCAAGACCGGGGATGCCCCGCTGCTGCGGGTGGAGGGGAGCAGCGGTGAGCTCTACACCACCGCCCACCGCATCGACCGCGAGAGACTGTGCGCCAACACCTTCAGCGACAGCAGCCGCTGCTTCTACGAGGTCGAGGTGGCCGTGCTGCCCAACGAGGTCTTCCAGCTGGTCAAGATGCGCTTCCTCATCGAGGACGTCAACGACAACGCGCCTCTCTTCCCCTCGGCGGTCATCAACATCTCCATCCCGGAGAACACCGCCGTCAACTCCCGCTACTCGGTGCCCTCCGCCCTGGACCCCGACGCTGGCATCAATGGCATCCAGCACTACGAGCTGCTCAAGGGCCAGAGCGTCTTCGGGCTGGACATCATCGAGACCCCCGAGGGCGACAAGTGGCCGCAGCTCATCGTCCAGCAGAGCCTGGACCGCGAGCAGAAGGACACCTACGTGATGAAGATCAAGGTGGAGGACGGTGGGCAGCCGCCCCGCTCCAGCACCGCCATCCTCCAGATCACCGTCACCGACGTCAACGACAACCGGCCCGTCTTCAAGGAGGGCGAGACCGACGTCCACATCCCCGAGGACGCGCCGGTGGGCACCTCGGTCGTCCAACTGCACGCCACCGACGCCGACCTGGGCTCCAACGCCGTCGTCAGCTTCTCCTTCAGCAACCAGGTCTCGGCGCTGGCCCGCCGCCTGTTCGCTGTCAACCCGTCCACCGGCCTGATCACCGTCAGGCAGCCGCTGGACCGGGAGGAGTTCCCCGTGCACAAGTTGACCGTCTTGGCCAGCGACGGTAGCTCGACACCCTCCAGGGCCGTGGTCACCATTAACATCACCGACGTCAACGACAATGTGCCCACCATCGACACCAGGTACATCATTAACCCTGTCAATGGTACTGTCTTGTTGTCGGAAAATGCACCACTCAACACCAAAATCGCACTGATCACGGTCACGGACGAAGACGCCGATTTAAATGGGAAGGTCACCTGCTTCACTGACCACGATGTCCCATACCGTTTGAAGCCTGTGTTTGAAAGCCAGTTCTTATTAGAAACTGCTGCCTTGCTGGACTATGAGACTACGAAAGAATATACTATTAAGATAGTGGCTTCTGATGCAGGTAAACCACCGTTAAATCAATCAGCCACTGTGGTGATTAAACTGAAGGACGAGAATGATAACGCTCCTGTTTTTAATCAGCCCGTAATTGGCCTGTCAATCCCTGAAAATAACACCCCTGGTACACAGCTAACAAAAATCAGTGCCACTGACGCGGACAGTGGGAAAAATGCAGAGATCACTTACCTCCTGGGTCCCAATGCCCCGTCCATCTTCAGTGTAGATCGGAGAACTGGCATTCTGTCAGCTATGAGGAGATTAGATCGAGAGAAACAAGACCGTTACGTTTTTACAGTACTGGCCAGGGATGGAGGCAAGCCTTCTATTCAGAGCAATGCTACTGTGGTTGTGACTGTGTTAGATCAAAATgacaacagcccttccttcacaCACAGTGAATACAATTTCTACGTGCCTGAAAATCTGCCCATGTATGGGACAGTGGGACTTATTACTGTTACGGATGCAGATGCAGGAGGTAATGCAGCTGTTAGCCTTTCCATCTTGAATGATAAAGGCTACTTTATAATTGACCCCAACAGTGGGGTCATCAAGCCCAATATTACATTTGACAGGGAGCAGCAAAGTTCCTATACATTTCAAATCATGGCTGTGGATGGAGGAAGGCCTCAACGGTCGTCTGTGGCTAGGGTGACTATAAATGTTGTTGATGTAAATGATAACAGCCCAGTGTTTGTATATCCTCCATCTAACTTTTCGTATGAACTGGTATCGACCTCTGCCAGCCCTGGCTCTGTGGTGGGTAAAGTTTTTGCAATTGACAATGACACAGGGATGAATGCTGAACTGCGCTACAGTATAGTCAGTGGGAATTCCAGAGGACTGTTTGCCATTGACCCAGTGACTGGCAATATCACTTTGCAAGAGAAGGTGACCACAGCAGACCATGGCTTATACAGGCTCGTGGTGAAGGTCATTGACTTGGGTCAGCCAGAATCCTTGCATGCCATAGCACTTGTACACTTGTTTCTCAATGAAACCATCAATAATTTTACCTATGTGCAAGATCTGGTACGGAAGAGCATGGAGACGCCATTGGATAAGAATGTTGGAGATAGCCAGATGACCCCACAGACTAATGATTATATTAAGATTGTTATTGCCATCATTGCTGGGACTATGACTGTCATTCTTGTTATTTTTGTGACTGCTTTGGTGCGTTGCCGTCACACGCCAAGGCATAAAACTGTGCAGAAGGGAAAACAGAGCGGGGAATGGGTTTCTCCTAATCAGGAAAACCGACAAATTAAGAAGAAAAAACGAAAGAAGAAGAGGTCACCAAAGAACCTTCTTCTGAATTTTGTTACAATTGAGGAGTCCAAACCAGATGACCCTGCTCACGAGCACATCAATGGCACCTTGGACCTTCCGGTGGAATTGGAGGATCAGACTATGGGCAAGTACAACTGGGGCACAACACCCACCACTTTTAAACCTGATAGCCCGGATCTAGGAAAACACTACAAGTCAGCCTCCCCACAGCCCTCCTTTCAAATCAAGCCAGAGACTCCAGTGCCGGTGAAGAAGCATCATGTCATCCAAGAATTACCGCTGGATAACACATTTGTTGTGGGCTGCGACTCTCTATCCAAGTGTTCTTCGAGCAGTTCTGACCCCTACAGCGTATCAGAATGCAGTTGTCAGGGAGGCTTCAAGACTGCAGGGCCAATCCACACCAGACAG
- the pcdh11 gene encoding protocadherin-11 X-linked isoform X5 — MDALMLLLLMVLMLLVVSPPASGQERDYSLREELPDNVLVANLVRDLNLTAAAAAGLPLTFKLVSKTGDAPLLRVEGSSGELYTTAHRIDRERLCANTFSDSSRCFYEVEVAVLPNEVFQLVKMRFLIEDVNDNAPLFPSAVINISIPENTAVNSRYSVPSALDPDAGINGIQHYELLKGQSVFGLDIIETPEGDKWPQLIVQQSLDREQKDTYVMKIKVEDGGQPPRSSTAILQITVTDVNDNRPVFKEGETDVHIPEDAPVGTSVVQLHATDADLGSNAVVSFSFSNQVSALARRLFAVNPSTGLITVRQPLDREEFPVHKLTVLASDGSSTPSRAVVTINITDVNDNVPTIDTRYIINPVNGTVLLSENAPLNTKIALITVTDEDADLNGKVTCFTDHDVPYRLKPVFESQFLLETAALLDYETTKEYTIKIVASDAGKPPLNQSATVVIKLKDENDNAPVFNQPVIGLSIPENNTPGTQLTKISATDADSGKNAEITYLLGPNAPSIFSVDRRTGILSAMRRLDREKQDRYVFTVLARDGGKPSIQSNATVVVTVLDQNDNSPSFTHSEYNFYVPENLPMYGTVGLITVTDADAGGNAAVSLSILNDKGYFIIDPNSGVIKPNITFDREQQSSYTFQIMAVDGGRPQRSSVARVTINVVDVNDNSPVFVYPPSNFSYELVSTSASPGSVVGKVFAIDNDTGMNAELRYSIVSGNSRGLFAIDPVTGNITLQEKVTTADHGLYRLVVKVIDLGQPESLHAIALVHLFLNETINNFTYVQDLVRKSMETPLDKNVGDSQMTPQTNDYIKIVIAIIAGTMTVILVIFVTALVRCRHTPRHKTVQKGKQSGEWVSPNQENRQIKKKKRKKKRSPKNLLLNFVTIEESKPDDPAHEHINGTLDLPVELEDQTMGKYNWGTTPTTFKPDSPDLGKHYKSASPQPSFQIKPETPVPVKKHHVIQELPLDNTFVVGCDSLSKCSSSSSDPYSVSECSCQGGFKTAGPIHTRQVVERLWGVRR, encoded by the coding sequence ATGGACGCGCTGATGCTGTTGCTGCTGATGGTGCTGATGCTGCTGGTGGTCTCCCCGCCGGCTTCGGGTCAGGAGAGGGATTACAGCCTGCGGGAGGAGCTGCCCGACAACGTGCTGGTGGCGAACCTGGTGCGGGACCTGAACCTGACCGCGGCAGCGGCGGCCGGTCTGCCCCTCACCTTCAAGCTAGTCTCCAAGACCGGGGATGCCCCGCTGCTGCGGGTGGAGGGGAGCAGCGGTGAGCTCTACACCACCGCCCACCGCATCGACCGCGAGAGACTGTGCGCCAACACCTTCAGCGACAGCAGCCGCTGCTTCTACGAGGTCGAGGTGGCCGTGCTGCCCAACGAGGTCTTCCAGCTGGTCAAGATGCGCTTCCTCATCGAGGACGTCAACGACAACGCGCCTCTCTTCCCCTCGGCGGTCATCAACATCTCCATCCCGGAGAACACCGCCGTCAACTCCCGCTACTCGGTGCCCTCCGCCCTGGACCCCGACGCTGGCATCAATGGCATCCAGCACTACGAGCTGCTCAAGGGCCAGAGCGTCTTCGGGCTGGACATCATCGAGACCCCCGAGGGCGACAAGTGGCCGCAGCTCATCGTCCAGCAGAGCCTGGACCGCGAGCAGAAGGACACCTACGTGATGAAGATCAAGGTGGAGGACGGTGGGCAGCCGCCCCGCTCCAGCACCGCCATCCTCCAGATCACCGTCACCGACGTCAACGACAACCGGCCCGTCTTCAAGGAGGGCGAGACCGACGTCCACATCCCCGAGGACGCGCCGGTGGGCACCTCGGTCGTCCAACTGCACGCCACCGACGCCGACCTGGGCTCCAACGCCGTCGTCAGCTTCTCCTTCAGCAACCAGGTCTCGGCGCTGGCCCGCCGCCTGTTCGCTGTCAACCCGTCCACCGGCCTGATCACCGTCAGGCAGCCGCTGGACCGGGAGGAGTTCCCCGTGCACAAGTTGACCGTCTTGGCCAGCGACGGTAGCTCGACACCCTCCAGGGCCGTGGTCACCATTAACATCACCGACGTCAACGACAATGTGCCCACCATCGACACCAGGTACATCATTAACCCTGTCAATGGTACTGTCTTGTTGTCGGAAAATGCACCACTCAACACCAAAATCGCACTGATCACGGTCACGGACGAAGACGCCGATTTAAATGGGAAGGTCACCTGCTTCACTGACCACGATGTCCCATACCGTTTGAAGCCTGTGTTTGAAAGCCAGTTCTTATTAGAAACTGCTGCCTTGCTGGACTATGAGACTACGAAAGAATATACTATTAAGATAGTGGCTTCTGATGCAGGTAAACCACCGTTAAATCAATCAGCCACTGTGGTGATTAAACTGAAGGACGAGAATGATAACGCTCCTGTTTTTAATCAGCCCGTAATTGGCCTGTCAATCCCTGAAAATAACACCCCTGGTACACAGCTAACAAAAATCAGTGCCACTGACGCGGACAGTGGGAAAAATGCAGAGATCACTTACCTCCTGGGTCCCAATGCCCCGTCCATCTTCAGTGTAGATCGGAGAACTGGCATTCTGTCAGCTATGAGGAGATTAGATCGAGAGAAACAAGACCGTTACGTTTTTACAGTACTGGCCAGGGATGGAGGCAAGCCTTCTATTCAGAGCAATGCTACTGTGGTTGTGACTGTGTTAGATCAAAATgacaacagcccttccttcacaCACAGTGAATACAATTTCTACGTGCCTGAAAATCTGCCCATGTATGGGACAGTGGGACTTATTACTGTTACGGATGCAGATGCAGGAGGTAATGCAGCTGTTAGCCTTTCCATCTTGAATGATAAAGGCTACTTTATAATTGACCCCAACAGTGGGGTCATCAAGCCCAATATTACATTTGACAGGGAGCAGCAAAGTTCCTATACATTTCAAATCATGGCTGTGGATGGAGGAAGGCCTCAACGGTCGTCTGTGGCTAGGGTGACTATAAATGTTGTTGATGTAAATGATAACAGCCCAGTGTTTGTATATCCTCCATCTAACTTTTCGTATGAACTGGTATCGACCTCTGCCAGCCCTGGCTCTGTGGTGGGTAAAGTTTTTGCAATTGACAATGACACAGGGATGAATGCTGAACTGCGCTACAGTATAGTCAGTGGGAATTCCAGAGGACTGTTTGCCATTGACCCAGTGACTGGCAATATCACTTTGCAAGAGAAGGTGACCACAGCAGACCATGGCTTATACAGGCTCGTGGTGAAGGTCATTGACTTGGGTCAGCCAGAATCCTTGCATGCCATAGCACTTGTACACTTGTTTCTCAATGAAACCATCAATAATTTTACCTATGTGCAAGATCTGGTACGGAAGAGCATGGAGACGCCATTGGATAAGAATGTTGGAGATAGCCAGATGACCCCACAGACTAATGATTATATTAAGATTGTTATTGCCATCATTGCTGGGACTATGACTGTCATTCTTGTTATTTTTGTGACTGCTTTGGTGCGTTGCCGTCACACGCCAAGGCATAAAACTGTGCAGAAGGGAAAACAGAGCGGGGAATGGGTTTCTCCTAATCAGGAAAACCGACAAATTAAGAAGAAAAAACGAAAGAAGAAGAGGTCACCAAAGAACCTTCTTCTGAATTTTGTTACAATTGAGGAGTCCAAACCAGATGACCCTGCTCACGAGCACATCAATGGCACCTTGGACCTTCCGGTGGAATTGGAGGATCAGACTATGGGCAAGTACAACTGGGGCACAACACCCACCACTTTTAAACCTGATAGCCCGGATCTAGGAAAACACTACAAGTCAGCCTCCCCACAGCCCTCCTTTCAAATCAAGCCAGAGACTCCAGTGCCGGTGAAGAAGCATCATGTCATCCAAGAATTACCGCTGGATAACACATTTGTTGTGGGCTGCGACTCTCTATCCAAGTGTTCTTCGAGCAGTTCTGACCCCTACAGCGTATCAGAATGCAGTTGTCAGGGAGGCTTCAAGACTGCAGGGCCAATCCACACCAGACAG
- the pcdh11 gene encoding protocadherin-11 X-linked isoform X4, whose amino-acid sequence MDALMLLLLMVLMLLVVSPPASGQERDYSLREELPDNVLVANLVRDLNLTAAAAAGLPLTFKLVSKTGDAPLLRVEGSSGELYTTAHRIDRERLCANTFSDSSRCFYEVEVAVLPNEVFQLVKMRFLIEDVNDNAPLFPSAVINISIPENTAVNSRYSVPSALDPDAGINGIQHYELLKGQSVFGLDIIETPEGDKWPQLIVQQSLDREQKDTYVMKIKVEDGGQPPRSSTAILQITVTDVNDNRPVFKEGETDVHIPEDAPVGTSVVQLHATDADLGSNAVVSFSFSNQVSALARRLFAVNPSTGLITVRQPLDREEFPVHKLTVLASDGSSTPSRAVVTINITDVNDNVPTIDTRYIINPVNGTVLLSENAPLNTKIALITVTDEDADLNGKVTCFTDHDVPYRLKPVFESQFLLETAALLDYETTKEYTIKIVASDAGKPPLNQSATVVIKLKDENDNAPVFNQPVIGLSIPENNTPGTQLTKISATDADSGKNAEITYLLGPNAPSIFSVDRRTGILSAMRRLDREKQDRYVFTVLARDGGKPSIQSNATVVVTVLDQNDNSPSFTHSEYNFYVPENLPMYGTVGLITVTDADAGGNAAVSLSILNDKGYFIIDPNSGVIKPNITFDREQQSSYTFQIMAVDGGRPQRSSVARVTINVVDVNDNSPVFVYPPSNFSYELVSTSASPGSVVGKVFAIDNDTGMNAELRYSIVSGNSRGLFAIDPVTGNITLQEKVTTADHGLYRLVVKVIDLGQPESLHAIALVHLFLNETINNFTYVQDLVRKSMETPLDKNVGDSQMTPQTNDYIKIVIAIIAGTMTVILVIFVTALVRCRHTPRHKTVQKGKQSGEWVSPNQENRQIKKKKRKKKRSPKNLLLNFVTIEESKPDDPAHEHINGTLDLPVELEDQTMGKYNWGTTPTTFKPDSPDLGKHYKSASPQPSFQIKPETPVPVKKHHVIQELPLDNTFVVGCDSLSKCSSSSSDPYSVSECSCQGGFKTAGPIHTRQSQRRVTFHLPDGSQESCSDSGLGDHEPNSSASTSHPLPLGFPQEEYYEQTSPSRTEGDGNSDPESK is encoded by the coding sequence ATGGACGCGCTGATGCTGTTGCTGCTGATGGTGCTGATGCTGCTGGTGGTCTCCCCGCCGGCTTCGGGTCAGGAGAGGGATTACAGCCTGCGGGAGGAGCTGCCCGACAACGTGCTGGTGGCGAACCTGGTGCGGGACCTGAACCTGACCGCGGCAGCGGCGGCCGGTCTGCCCCTCACCTTCAAGCTAGTCTCCAAGACCGGGGATGCCCCGCTGCTGCGGGTGGAGGGGAGCAGCGGTGAGCTCTACACCACCGCCCACCGCATCGACCGCGAGAGACTGTGCGCCAACACCTTCAGCGACAGCAGCCGCTGCTTCTACGAGGTCGAGGTGGCCGTGCTGCCCAACGAGGTCTTCCAGCTGGTCAAGATGCGCTTCCTCATCGAGGACGTCAACGACAACGCGCCTCTCTTCCCCTCGGCGGTCATCAACATCTCCATCCCGGAGAACACCGCCGTCAACTCCCGCTACTCGGTGCCCTCCGCCCTGGACCCCGACGCTGGCATCAATGGCATCCAGCACTACGAGCTGCTCAAGGGCCAGAGCGTCTTCGGGCTGGACATCATCGAGACCCCCGAGGGCGACAAGTGGCCGCAGCTCATCGTCCAGCAGAGCCTGGACCGCGAGCAGAAGGACACCTACGTGATGAAGATCAAGGTGGAGGACGGTGGGCAGCCGCCCCGCTCCAGCACCGCCATCCTCCAGATCACCGTCACCGACGTCAACGACAACCGGCCCGTCTTCAAGGAGGGCGAGACCGACGTCCACATCCCCGAGGACGCGCCGGTGGGCACCTCGGTCGTCCAACTGCACGCCACCGACGCCGACCTGGGCTCCAACGCCGTCGTCAGCTTCTCCTTCAGCAACCAGGTCTCGGCGCTGGCCCGCCGCCTGTTCGCTGTCAACCCGTCCACCGGCCTGATCACCGTCAGGCAGCCGCTGGACCGGGAGGAGTTCCCCGTGCACAAGTTGACCGTCTTGGCCAGCGACGGTAGCTCGACACCCTCCAGGGCCGTGGTCACCATTAACATCACCGACGTCAACGACAATGTGCCCACCATCGACACCAGGTACATCATTAACCCTGTCAATGGTACTGTCTTGTTGTCGGAAAATGCACCACTCAACACCAAAATCGCACTGATCACGGTCACGGACGAAGACGCCGATTTAAATGGGAAGGTCACCTGCTTCACTGACCACGATGTCCCATACCGTTTGAAGCCTGTGTTTGAAAGCCAGTTCTTATTAGAAACTGCTGCCTTGCTGGACTATGAGACTACGAAAGAATATACTATTAAGATAGTGGCTTCTGATGCAGGTAAACCACCGTTAAATCAATCAGCCACTGTGGTGATTAAACTGAAGGACGAGAATGATAACGCTCCTGTTTTTAATCAGCCCGTAATTGGCCTGTCAATCCCTGAAAATAACACCCCTGGTACACAGCTAACAAAAATCAGTGCCACTGACGCGGACAGTGGGAAAAATGCAGAGATCACTTACCTCCTGGGTCCCAATGCCCCGTCCATCTTCAGTGTAGATCGGAGAACTGGCATTCTGTCAGCTATGAGGAGATTAGATCGAGAGAAACAAGACCGTTACGTTTTTACAGTACTGGCCAGGGATGGAGGCAAGCCTTCTATTCAGAGCAATGCTACTGTGGTTGTGACTGTGTTAGATCAAAATgacaacagcccttccttcacaCACAGTGAATACAATTTCTACGTGCCTGAAAATCTGCCCATGTATGGGACAGTGGGACTTATTACTGTTACGGATGCAGATGCAGGAGGTAATGCAGCTGTTAGCCTTTCCATCTTGAATGATAAAGGCTACTTTATAATTGACCCCAACAGTGGGGTCATCAAGCCCAATATTACATTTGACAGGGAGCAGCAAAGTTCCTATACATTTCAAATCATGGCTGTGGATGGAGGAAGGCCTCAACGGTCGTCTGTGGCTAGGGTGACTATAAATGTTGTTGATGTAAATGATAACAGCCCAGTGTTTGTATATCCTCCATCTAACTTTTCGTATGAACTGGTATCGACCTCTGCCAGCCCTGGCTCTGTGGTGGGTAAAGTTTTTGCAATTGACAATGACACAGGGATGAATGCTGAACTGCGCTACAGTATAGTCAGTGGGAATTCCAGAGGACTGTTTGCCATTGACCCAGTGACTGGCAATATCACTTTGCAAGAGAAGGTGACCACAGCAGACCATGGCTTATACAGGCTCGTGGTGAAGGTCATTGACTTGGGTCAGCCAGAATCCTTGCATGCCATAGCACTTGTACACTTGTTTCTCAATGAAACCATCAATAATTTTACCTATGTGCAAGATCTGGTACGGAAGAGCATGGAGACGCCATTGGATAAGAATGTTGGAGATAGCCAGATGACCCCACAGACTAATGATTATATTAAGATTGTTATTGCCATCATTGCTGGGACTATGACTGTCATTCTTGTTATTTTTGTGACTGCTTTGGTGCGTTGCCGTCACACGCCAAGGCATAAAACTGTGCAGAAGGGAAAACAGAGCGGGGAATGGGTTTCTCCTAATCAGGAAAACCGACAAATTAAGAAGAAAAAACGAAAGAAGAAGAGGTCACCAAAGAACCTTCTTCTGAATTTTGTTACAATTGAGGAGTCCAAACCAGATGACCCTGCTCACGAGCACATCAATGGCACCTTGGACCTTCCGGTGGAATTGGAGGATCAGACTATGGGCAAGTACAACTGGGGCACAACACCCACCACTTTTAAACCTGATAGCCCGGATCTAGGAAAACACTACAAGTCAGCCTCCCCACAGCCCTCCTTTCAAATCAAGCCAGAGACTCCAGTGCCGGTGAAGAAGCATCATGTCATCCAAGAATTACCGCTGGATAACACATTTGTTGTGGGCTGCGACTCTCTATCCAAGTGTTCTTCGAGCAGTTCTGACCCCTACAGCGTATCAGAATGCAGTTGTCAGGGAGGCTTCAAGACTGCAGGGCCAATCCACACCAGACAG